One window of the Eucalyptus grandis isolate ANBG69807.140 chromosome 6, ASM1654582v1, whole genome shotgun sequence genome contains the following:
- the LOC104447821 gene encoding casein kinase II subunit alpha-2, whose amino-acid sequence MSRARVYADVNVHRTRDYWDYEALTVQWGDQDDYEVVRKIGRGKYSEVFEGINVTNNERCVIKILKPVKKKKIKREIKILQNLCGGPNIVKLLDIVRDQHSKTPSLIFEYVNSTDFKVLYPTLTDYDIRYYIYELLKALDYCHSQGIMHRDVKPHNVMIDHELRKLRLIDWGLAEFYHPGKEYNVRVASRYFKGPELLVDLQDYDYSLDMWSLGCMFAGMIFRKEPFFYGHDNHDQLVKIAKVLGTDELNAYLNKYHLEIDPQLEALVGRHSRKPWSRFINADNQHLVSPEAIDFLDHLLRYDHQDRVTAREAMAHGYFSQVRSAENSRMRTQ is encoded by the exons ATGTCAAGGGCTCGCGTCTACGCCGACGTCAACGTGCATCGCACCAGGGACTACTGGGATTACGAGGCGCTCACCGTCCAGTGGGG AGATCAAGATGACTATGAGGTAGTTAGAAAAATTGGGAGAGGAAAATATAGTGAAGTTTTTGAAGGTATTAACGTCACTAATAATGAAAGATGCGTCATCAAGATCCTCAAGCCTGttaagaaaaagaag atcaaaagagaaataaaaatactgCAGAATCTCTGTGGTGGCCCTAATATTGTGAAGCTGCTTGATATTGTCAGAGATCAGCACTCGAAAACCCCTAGCTTGATTTTTGAATATGTGAACAGCACAGACTTTAAAGTTTTGTACCCCACTCTGACAGATTATGACATACGATACTACATATATGAGCTTCTTAAG GCATTAGATTACTGCCATTCACAAGGCATAATGCATCGAGACGTCAAGCCGCACAATGTTATGATTGACCATGAATTACGGAAGCTCCGTTTGATTGATTGGGGACTTGCTGAATTCTACCATCCTGGCAAAGAATACAACGTCCGTGTAGCTTCAAG ATATTTTAAGGGTCCAGAGTTGCTTGTTGACCTCCAGGACTATGATTATTCCTTGGACATGTGGAGCCTTGGGTGTATGTTTGCAGGAATG ATATTTCGGAAGGAGCCGTTCTTTTATGGCCATGACAACCATGACCAGCTTGTCAAAATTGCCAAG GTTCTTGGGACAGATGAACTAAATGCATATCTGAACAAATACCACTTGGAGATCGATCCACAGCTAGAAGCTCTTGTTGGAAG GCACAGCCGGAAACCGTGGTCCAGATTTATTAATGCTGATAATCAGCATCTTGTTTCTCCAGAG GCTATTGATTTTCTTGACCACCTCCTCCGATACGACCATCAGGATAGGGTTACAGCAAGAGAAGCAATG GCTCATGGGTACTTCTCCCAAGTAAGATCCGCAGAGAACAGCAGGATGAGGACACAATAA
- the LOC104447822 gene encoding uncharacterized protein At2g23090, whose amino-acid sequence MGGGNGQKAKMARERNLEKQKGVRGSQLEANKKAMNIQCKVCMQTFICTTTEVKCREHAEAKHPKSDLYACFPHLKK is encoded by the exons ATGGGCGGAGGCAACGGCCAGAAAGCGAAGATGGCTCGGGAGAGGAACCTGGAGAAGCAGAAGGGCGTTCGAG gAAGTCAGCTTGAGGCAAACAAGAAAGCCATGAATATCCAG TGCAAGGTTTGCATGCAGACTTTCATTTGCACTACAACAGAGGTCAAGTGCAGAGAACACGCAGAAGCAAAACATCCCAAATCGGATTTGTATGCATGCTTTCCTCATCTGAAGAAATGA
- the LOC104447823 gene encoding acyl-CoA-binding domain-containing protein 3 → MEWVHELLATAVLAVLLSFVVAKLVSVAMAGDDVRDPDGESGELADRAPAPGGAEVGARLSSRGPESERGVEFVRGAAAGKVDRFGDEVASAVEVVEPARCGEEEVGTERGEAAEGPPVAVELPAEPKAEEESVGASELVVEKESECRSGGAGEDDDRPSLGGKDEEPQPRVPKSAEAARAEQSEHEQERIDEKKEVLRVGGDDAGDGDGDGDGDDDDDGWEGIERSELEKKFAVAARYVDPANTDDRLESIGSDVKMQLYGLHKVATEGPCHETQPMALMVSARAKWNAWQRLGNMSPDVAMEQYISLLAAKTPDWEVAKTADENKSDVAMLKAQDCNLSTGSCDQLEYTNLRKPSMESLTGQTDMSKDENQ, encoded by the exons ATGGAGTGGGTTCACGAGCTGCTCGCGACCGCCGTCCTCGCCGTCCTCCTCTCCTTCGTCGTCGCCAAGCTCGTGTCggtggccatggccggcgacgacGTCCGCGATCCCGACGGCGAgtcgggcgagctcgccgatcGCGCCCCCGCGCCGGGAGGCGCCGAGGTCGGGGCGCGGCTGAGCTCCCGGGGGCCCGAGAGCGAGAGGGGAGTCGAGTTCGTGCGGGGAGCCGCGGCGGGTAAGGTCGATCGGTTTGGAGACGAGGTCGCTTCTGCGGTGGAAGTTGTTGAGCCGGCGCGATGCGGCGAGGAGGAAGTTGGGACGGAGCGCGGCGAGGCGGCGGAGGGACCGCCGGTGGCTGTTGAATTGCCGGCTGAGCcgaaggcggaggaggagagtgTTGGTGCGTCGGAGTTAGTCGTGGAGAAAGAGAGCGAATGTCGTTCCGGTGGGGCCGGGGAAGACGACGACCGTCCTTCGCTCGGAGGAAAAGACGAGGAGCCGCAGCCTCGTGTGCCTAAAAGTGCGGAGGCAGCGCGAGCAGAGCAGTCAGAGCACGAACAAGAGCGAattgatgaaaaaaaagaggttttgAGGGTGGGCGGTGATGatgccggcgacggcgacggcgacggcgacggcgacgacgacgacgacggctgGGAGGGGATCGAGAGGAGTGAGTTGGAGAAGAAATTTGCCGTGGCGGCGAGATATGTCGACCCTGCGAATACGGATGATCGGCTGGAGAGCATCGGCAGCGACGTGAAAATGCAGCTCTATGGCCTCCACAAAGTGGCCACCGAAGGGCCTTGCCACGAAACGCAGCCTATGGCCCTCATGGTCTCTGCCCGTGCTAAGTG GAATGCTTGGCAAAGGCTAGGGAACATGAGCCCAGATGTGGCAATGGAGCAGTACATTTCTCTTCTAGCTGCAAAAACTCCAGATTGGGAAGTGGCAAAAACTGCT GATGAGAACAAATCGGATGTTGCAATGCTTAAAGCTCAGGATTGTAACTTAAGCACCGGTTCATGTGATCAACTTGAGTACACTAATCTAAG GAAACCATCAATGGAATCTCTTACTGGTCAAACTGATATGAGTAAGGATGAAAATCAGTGA